In a single window of the Elaeis guineensis isolate ETL-2024a chromosome 8, EG11, whole genome shotgun sequence genome:
- the LOC140859717 gene encoding uncharacterized protein, with protein sequence MADWGPVFVAVVLFILLTPGLIVQIPGRMRVVEFGNLQTSGASILVHSIIYFGLVAIFLLAIGVHVYIGS encoded by the coding sequence ATGGCGGACTGGGGCCCAGTGTTCGTGGCGGTCGTCCTCTTCATCCTGCTCACGCCGGGCCTCATCGTCCAGATCCCCGGCAGGATGCGGGTGGTCGAATTCGGCAACCTCCAGACCAGCGGCGCCTCCATCTTGGTCCACTCCATCATCTACTTCGGTCTCGTCGCCATCTTTCTCCTCGCCATTGGCGTCCACGTGTACATTGGCTCCTAG